DNA sequence from the Uloborus diversus isolate 005 chromosome 1, Udiv.v.3.1, whole genome shotgun sequence genome:
tatacagcatgattaatgtatattttttttaaaatgaatgtaacCTAAGATCTaaactttaaacgcgatttaaTCGAAACTGTAAATCGCCCGCTtatatttctttgcttctcactgcctcaattgataaataaatacgtaGTCTAAATGAGTCCCTAAAATCTAACGTAAACTGAATTGTAcgtaataatctttaaaaaaaaaatgagtttgtaGTTTTAGAGGGTATACTTATTGAGGTTTCGAATAAGATGAACAATCACTTAATTACCAAACAATCTACCACAACAATTATAAAATCACATTTTAAGTAGAAtgcacgaaaaataatttaaatgacatGAAAGAAACGCTATTTTTTTAGGTGAACACAAAATACTATTACTTACTCGAATCGGAGTTGTTCTATATGCGAAGGAACGGGAAGCATGTATCTGGAAACGCTCGTTAAATTGCTATCGCATATTCTCAAATATTTTAGTGCATCTAATTTGTCGAAACTCCCACTTTCTATGGTCGTAAGATTGCTCTCAGCAATGGTAATTGCTGTTATATTCGGATTAATATTTTTACTGAGATCAGACGTTATTTTTTCTCCGATAGTAGTATTGTAGATGGATAAAACTTTCAAACTTCTCAGTGAATGCAGTTGATTCCAATTCCAGTCATTATACATGGTCACATTCTCCAGTGACAAGTGCTCAAGCACAAAATTCGGTAAGCTGGTCTCATCTTTCAAAACATCTCTGAACACTTCAAAAGTGCTGTTTGCTACAATTAAAGTATGCaaagaaacattatttagcatttttaacggaaaatatttcaagttcaaCTGTGATGCTTGCAGGTATAATGCGTTGTCGTTTAAATTGCTGATTGCTTCACGTAATATATCTTCGCTGCTAATGTTTCTACATTTTACAGTGTAAAAGGAGTTACTGTTAAAAACACAAGAGCACACATCACTTGAAATGGGGCATCTTTCTGTGGAGGCGATGCTTGCTTCCGAGCTATCCCTGGGAAGTAAAACAGTGACCAAAAGGAAGCACCAACCTAGTTTTGGAACCATTTTTATGCTCAGGCGAATATTAAAAAAGGATTTTGTCAGCCTCTACTATTCAAATATATATGCAATCAATTTTGATGAAACCCGCAGTCGTCAGCAAGTTACAGAACGATTTAAAGCTGATAAAAATTTCTGGGCGGGCGAAATCACTAAAATCTCATCACGTTGCAGTTTGTTGTATGCCATTTAAGTAGGGCTTAGTCAGCGTAAACAGTTTCTTTTGAACGAGCGTATAAATATTGTGGTGGAAATGTTTTATTGTATCGGAATAAAGTCGATAAAAATCTCTgggataaaaataaagtttagctaCTCAGCGTAAATTATTGTTTGAAGGAGTTGTTAGGGGCTCGTTACTAAGTGCGCAGTTTAGTACTTACGAGCGTTCGAGTACAATTTTATACTTGATGATAAAACATGCTACAAtgcatgcggtttttttttcaataccatGGACAAATGGGTCAAGTCTACAATTCAAATAATCCCATCATTTAGCTCAATGTTTTGTTTTATCATAAATATTCaaagaaaatgttaaagaaaTACCCATTTTTAGCACTATTTGCACTGATTTTCAGGTTCCACTGTATACTTAAATAAGTTATTTGCAGCACTGTCTTTACAATTACACTGAGTTTTTCCAGTTCACTCCGGGGCTTAATTTACTACCTAAAGAATTCTAAAAGCTCCAcagcaaataaaatttgcataaaatagaaaataagggCAAGAATTCTGCTACCACACCTACGCGAATTAAGCCCCGATTCACTCATTTTTTGCACAAATTAAGGATGTCCATTTCAATTTGCGTCATTAagattttttggtgaaaaactATCAAAATGATAATAAGTATAATTAAAATGGAACACTTTTATTAATATGTTAAGCTAATTTTATTTGCAAGAGCGTAAAGcttaatggttttttttctggaagaactTAAGGTAAcgtttcatgttttattttaaatatcaaacttCAAGAAACATGATGTTGTAGATATAGGTACTTACATAGGGAATCTACAATCAGATATTTTAAGAGATACATTTCGCTTTACCTTTAATCgttgttagagaaaaaataaatgaaaagagaaagaaagaaacaaaagtcATATCgagattaatatatatatatatatatatatatatatatatatatatatatatatatatatatatatatatatatatatatatatatatatatatatatatataatatgaacattaaaaatacatatcaATTACATTTTCATGAAAGTAAGGTCACAAGTAAAGAattgaataacataaaaatatacgtTTCAATTTGTTTCTGAAGCAAAATTTTTGCGGTGCTTTTTCGcgtggaaaaaaaagtgaacggAAGACCAATATCTTTTAGTTAATTTAGCTATATGGATCGATTAATTAGTTACAAATGCTAAAAGTACCTTATCTAatcaaaaaattgattaaaatttaaaattttagcttttgcGATCTAAGTCACATATTAAAGTTTAAGAAAATGCATAAatcatttcatgcaaataaatgtataaacaacataagctaataataataataataaaaacatgcgACTTATGCGTGCAGACAATAGTTTAGTAAGAAAATTGTATCGGGAACATTACTTATGCAGAAATTCATTTGGGAAGTAAGATGTTAATAGCATTCAagaaattaaatagaaataaatgagAGTGtggttttaaaatgcaataactTTAAGCATGAGCTCAATACGCGTAGTTTTAACTCGCAAGACTGCCAATTCACACGATTCGTCAACAACTTTtgaaatgttgtagattttaacttACACAATTGCAAATTCACATGGTTCGTCAACATATTTTAGAATGTTGCAGGATTTCAAATGCTTTGATCAAGAGAGAACCTATCAAGCACACTTCCACGGATTTATGGACTATTTTaacacaaaatcaatatttaattatactatgatattttaaaaatttgttttgatgtcGTTTCTTCAAATTAACTTAAcaattggaaatttttaatttccaaccTTCTGAATATGcttagctgcattgtttaaatatttgaaacaatgATTTGAATTCTGACAAAATGGTAATCAATTGTGCAAAACGTTCAGATTTGGGtcgtaaaacagaaaaaaaaaagaaaaagggggaaaaaaaaaacaaaaacaaagccagattgtgaaaaaattatagttttgctcaaaaagaaaaaaatctttcaacttTCAAAGAATTTATTTCAGCTCTGCTTCTGAGGTCTGGAGACTTTTCTTTGATGACAAACTTTAGGTTATGACACTCAAGCCTTGTTTCAGAATTTTATAGTTATGTCTCCCTTGCTTCTTTTCTCTTATGTTTCTGTACCTCATTTGACCAAAAGTTTTTAAACGCCgttttattgagaaaactagCGGTTTTGCTTGTCTTTTTAAGTGCAATCATTCAAAGATAATAACGCCGCATTTTAAAAGCAGATTATTCATTCACatgaacttccttttttttttaatgagtagtaTTCAACATAAAACCTGAATTAACCAAGActaaattttaccaaaattaatatttaacgaAACACCGATTAGTGATCAAAATTATTCCTCCTTCCTTGTGCGCACAGTGTGCTCCGAGCAGTAGGCCTTTGACTCAAATCCCACTGTAGCAGTCATTGCTGTGAGACACGAAAATGAGAATTAGTAGCTATGTTGAGGGATGGAGGTAaggggagatcactgtgaccttccgAAAGTGTCCTTCGTTGGCAAACTTTGCCTGAcgatttggaaaaattattggccaaaatttttgtttggcaatttggagttctattcagcaAATTGAGAGTTTGCACCCTCCAAAACATCTAAGTTCGGGGCGTCCCTGGCTGTAACCTTTTGTTTACTTGTCCAAAATTTGCTTTGTAGGATATTTTCCAGTTTTGTTTTCTTAAGAATTCTCAAATTCGTGGCCTGTTTCGTGATTTTCACTAcagaataatttatttattctttgtgtTTAGCCTtttttgttacctttttttttcgttttataaaCATTTCACAAGGTAAGCTGGGAGAAGagatttatttgtattttatatttttagcaaaagtaTTGAGAAAGAGGATTTAAATACTGAACAAGGTTGGTtgcttgagaattttttttttttttgaaaactgaagccTGTGAAATGCAATTAGTTGGTAaaggtcttaaaattaaaaaaaaatttttcataagGAAATGATTCACAGATCTCATCTACTTTTTTTCTCCGATTTGAATGAGCTTTTCGTAATTTTAAAGTAGCATTACAAACATTGTTGACCCTAACTTTCAGAAGTTATCTAAGAGGACAGCTGCTATTGCATAAAGTGCTCTGCTGCAAAAAACTCATGAActaaaaacagaaaataccaCCTCTTCTTTTACATCACCAaatgaatgttatttttcaacaatttgaacataataataataataataaacttttcaTGTTTTCAATACAGCTTTACTGCTTTCcacattttttaatacattttttatcaatattAAGAAGGAGATAACAGGACCTTCGCCCGTTTTAagtcttctaaaaaaaaaattcccccaaaAGTTCTTTGTTTGAGAAAAACCCTCATgaattgaaatcaatttaaaagaGTATAGTCTATCTCTTGTCAATTTAATAGctgagaaaaaatgcaaatgaaagagaaaagaaatgaaaaaaattgtaaaattttatttagcttcgagatatgaaaatattagttCTCACACTGCTCCTTTACGTTATATcgcaaatacaagtaaaaaataaagataaatgtgAAAAATGGGCCGGAAATCTTAATCGGGATCGCATTTCTCAGCTTGgagaaaaagatatatatatctTCTCCCTCCAACGGTCCGGAAGCTAAAAATCACAGTTTCAACATTTCTCCTACCATTTCTGCCAATACCCtcattaatctttttcaaattgaCAAGAACCTACCTACCTCCTCCCTTTGTAGAGgcatttctaacattttttcagTCTTAGTGACTTTCTCCTTTCACTCCTCAGTAGCAGCGGCTACAGCTTTTGAACCCCAGCACTTGTTTCTTATCTcgatccttttcttttttttttttcgttctctaAAAGCAGTTGACTCGCCTATCACGTTTCTGATCACCGAGTGCTGAAAGAATTGCTTCAACTGTTACATAACCGTTTAACTGAGATAAATTTTAGAAGCGTTTGACGATTAAAAAGAGAAGATTATCTGGGAATGGATATGAGACACgtctagtttttttttgtatcgtTTGCATtaagcatttacttttataaacacaaataaaagagaaaaaaactgcgACTTGCACAAAACCATTCTACTCTAGACAgaataaaacaatattaaaatgaattaaataaatctcttgtaatttttctaatatataataatagctataataataattttaaaaataatttaaaaaaaattttgtagcatttttctacaataatTGTTTGCagatgcaaggaaaaaaaagctactaaattgatgattaaggtgaaaaaacaacgtaaataaagcacaaatattcgagaaaatgcagcatatagctatttcaaggctacaatggagcctcttcatcagtgcaaaaagctcaccaacacaaccagaagttgcgagagaactgacaaaaaacaggtggacaccggtatttataccaatgagagccaaccaataagaatacattaacatgacaacaaacaaccaatcagcgaacagcatgtacgctccgggctcaaaacaaggcaagagacaaccaatcagaagccaggagacaaaaagagtgcgagacaccaaagaaacaggaaaggcaattatagaaattgcttccaaatatcatgaaaaaatggagtgctggaaaaatcattgacaagataatgagaatttttccgaatatggtaagcttcccagaaatcgaggtcataaaccgaagaacatttacaaataatctttgcagatgaaaaatcaaaacagtgaccagaaatccagcaatgctgagcgatggaagaacgagcaagttctttatgcttaacatagttttcgtgctctttcagacggtgcttgagagcacgtttagtctgtccaacgtagccaagtccacacttgcaggagatgctataaatgccccagttgctatggcaatcagTGGGGTCCTTTacgtttgtaaattttatcttattaactggagaaaaagctgtatcgaaaccaaatttcttcaaaatctttgcaacgtgatgactaacttttggataataaggcaaaacaatagtatacgaagcactagaagcagaaaccttttcagaatgagagggcttaattaacttattataaattgaatcaatgatgctaggagaataaccacgatcgaaagccactgctttaagataagaaagctcagcatttaaagaattggaggaagaacagatgttcaaagcacggaacacaaaagccttgaatgaggccaacttttggtttggaggatgagaagaacatttgtgaggaggtagtgtaacagcaaaaggcttacgaaacaccgaagtcataaattcatcattacttttagtaataaagacgtccaaaaatgaaagagaactatCAGTTTCCATTTCAATAGTGAACTGGATGCAAGGATCGATAGAATTTAAAGtataaagtaaaaattcattatcaACTTTGTTTTGGTcaagcaaaacaaagcaatcgtcaacgtaccgaacatagaacggaaacgttatggtttcaaaaagtttagtctcaaaatagtgcatataaatgtcacttaaaataggACTCAAAGGATTACCCATTGCTAAACCTTCAGACATTCGAAAGTAAGTACCATTGAACACAAAAGTATTCTGTTCAAGACAAACACGAGTAAGTGAAACGAGTTCCTCaatctcaaaactagaaaaatgatgcTCTTGGAGTCTCAATTTAAGACAATCCAATGCACCAATAACCGGTACATTAGTGAAAAGTGATTTCACGTAAAAAGAAGCCATCGTTAAACCATGAGGCTTAAAATAACGTAACTTCTGAACAAAATGAACAgaatttctgacagtaaaagagttgctaaccaaaagagaagagaagatagaaactaaatacttagcaagtttatatgaagcagtaccaatgtttgaaacaataggcCTAAGCGGAATGTCGGGTTTATGGACCTTTGGTAGAGCATAAAATCTGGCACAATGTGCAACAGAAGGAGTTAAAGACCTTTTTGAAGACTCACTGATGATAGGAGAagatttcacaacatttttaataagATTAACCTCTCTAATACTAGGGTCTTTGTGAAGTGTCACATAAGGACCAACCGCAATGAGCTCATTACATTTATCTAAATATGAACTTTTGTCAagaataattgttttgatttttcatctgcaaagattatttgtaaatgttcttcggtttatgacctcgatttctgggaagcttaccatatttggaaaaattctcattctcttgtcaatgatttttccagcactccattttttcatgatatttggaagcaatttctataattgcctttcctgtttctttggtgtctcgcactcttttagtctcctggcttctgattggttgtctcttgccttgctttgagtccggagcgtacatgctgttcgctgattggttgtttgttgtcatgtccctgtattcttattggttggctgtctttggtataaataccggtgtccacctgttttttgtcagttctctcgcaacttctggttgtgttggtgagctttttgcactgatgaagaggctccattgtagccttgaaatagctatatgctgcattttctcgaatatttgtactttatttacgttgttttttcaccttaatcatattgtagcacaaagcttatatgataatttttcatttaacttccGCTTAAACGGGCctttgattatatatatatatatatatattttttgcatttattatgtCTGATGTGAATAGGTTTTGTAGTCTTAGACTGAAGAAGTATAGGTTTTTGGAtcatttgtcctttctttgttcTTGTAAACGAAAGAGAATTATTCCCAAGTTtatctctttgaaatgtaatctTTCTTCATCTCCTAAAATTATCAAAGTGCTTTTCCTCTCCAAGTTAGCTCTGTTAAGAGCTCTTATTCAGGAAACTCGTAGGAAAATTTCTATTCTTGAAAATGAGTTGTTTAATTTACATCTCAAGCTTTCTAATTCCATCTCTAATTTTGATTTGATTGACAGTAAAAGTTGGAACAGGGTTCTTCAGTCTACTTCTAAGCATAGGTCTATTCATCGTAAGAAGTTGGAATCTCTTTTCGCAAATTATGCTGATAATGCTTCTGATGTTTTCCCTCAGGTGAATCAGAATGCTGTTCTTAATCTTTCTTCCAAACACTTGACTTCAGATCAGCTTAATGCTCTCAAACTTAATAACAATTTTGCTTCTGGTTCAAAACCTTCTTTTCCTAAGTTGTTTGCTCCAATTGAGAAAGCCTTTAGATTTAGTGCTCTCACTGCTTCTCAAAAGGACTCTATTaggcatatcattgccaatactgtGGATTTCAATTCCAAATGGACTTCAAATACTTTTAGCAAGCATGCTAATTCTTCCATCAAAGTTTTGTGTTCTGATCCTGATCTAGTTGTTACTAAGGCTGATAAAGGTGgccaaattgttattcttgacaaAAGTTCATATTTAGATAAATGTAATGAGCTCATTGCGGTTGGTCCTTATGTGACACTTCACAAAGACCCTAGTATTAGAGAGGTTAATcttattaaaaatgttgtgaaatctTCTCCTATCATCAGTGAGTCTTCAAAAAGGTCTTTAACTCCTTCTGTTGCACATTGTACCAGATTTTATGCTCTACCAAAGGTCCATAAACCCGACATTCCGCTTAGgcctattgtttcaaacattggtactgcttcatataaacttgctaagtatttagtttctatcttctcttctcttttggttagcaactcttttactgtcagaaattcTGTTCATTTTGTTCAGAAGTTACGTTATTTTAAGCCTCATGGTTTAACGATGGCTTCTTTTGACGTGAAATCACTTTTCACTAATGTACCGGTTATTGGGGCATTGGATTGTTTTAAATTGAGACTCCAAGAgcatcatttttctagttttgagattGAGGAACTCGTTTTACTTACTCGTGTGTTTGTCTTGAATAGAATACTTTTGTGTTCAATGGTACTTACTTTCGAATGTCTGAAG
Encoded proteins:
- the LOC129234219 gene encoding LOW QUALITY PROTEIN: uncharacterized protein LOC129234219 (The sequence of the model RefSeq protein was modified relative to this genomic sequence to represent the inferred CDS: deleted 2 bases in 1 codon), with the translated sequence MSSLRESSKRSLTPSVAHCARFYALPKVHKPDIPLRPIVSNIGTASYKLAKYLVSIFSSLLVSNSFTVRNSVHFVQKLRYFKPHGLTMASFYVKSLFTNVPVIGALDCLKLRLQEHHFSSFEIEELVSLTRVCLEQNTFVFNGTYFRMSEGLAMGNPLSPILSDIYMHYFETKLFETITFPFYVRYVDDCFVLLDQNKVDNEFLLYTLNSIDPCIQFTIEMETDSSLSFLDVFITKSNDEFMTSVFRKPFAVTLPPHKCFSSSKPKVGLIQGFCVPCFEH
- the LOC129234226 gene encoding uncharacterized protein LOC129234226; translation: MSDVNRFCSLRLKKYRFLDHLSFLCSCKRKRIIPKFISLKCNLSSSPKIIKVLFLSKLALLRALIQETRRKISILENELFNLHLKLSNSISNFDLIDSKSWNRVLQSTSKHRSIHRKKLESLFANYADNASDVFPQVNQNAVLNLSSKHLTSDQLNALKLNNNFASGSKPSFPKLFAPIEKAFRFSALTASQKDSIRHIIANTVDFNSKWTSNTFSKHANSSIKVLCSDPDLVVTKADKGGQIVILDKSSYLDKCNELIAVGPYVTLHKDPSIREVNLIKNVVKSSPIISESSKRSLTPSVAHCTRFYALPKVHKPDIPLRPIVSNIAYYTDHLNFCYFGMPLIQLVRIIEVLMYAFQILQ
- the LOC129218196 gene encoding leucine-rich repeat and immunoglobulin-like domain-containing nogo receptor-interacting protein 1, which codes for MVPKLGWCFLLVTVLLPRDSSEASIASTERCPISSDVCSCVFNSNSFYTVKCRNISSEDILREAISNLNDNALYLQASQLNLKYFPLKMLNNVSLHTLIVANSTFEVFRDVLKDETSLPNFVLEHLSLENVTMYNDWNWNQLHSLRSLKVLSIYNTTIGEKITSDLSKNINPNITAITIAESNLTTIESGSFDKLDALKYLRICDSNLTSVSRYMLPVPSHIEQLRFENNKIHSLPCDIFNAMPNLKVVSFSNNTLSTLPEEVFKQIWRPGIHLELRGNPIKCDCRLLWTVTSETKPEDVIGHCTYPKKLFGKSLKELTVDDLTCSH